A region of the Falco peregrinus isolate bFalPer1 chromosome 4, bFalPer1.pri, whole genome shotgun sequence genome:
AGCTTAGGACATGACGGAAGTcatcagcctgtgctggggagggtgcAAGTAAGTTACTTAAACTTTAGGTGTTCGGTGCCATTTTAGCTGCCTCACATCTGATGGCCCCTCCTGAATGGTGTGAGTGATATCTGCCATCTCCATGTAGGTACCTCTGGTACCTTCAGTACCTATAGCACTTTAAGAGGAATGAGGCACCTACTGCTCAGCTGCATGGGGCCTTAGACACACATTGACTGTTATGGGATATCTGTGCTCCTTTGCAGACACCTGCATTAAGGTGTCTGTGAGGTGAATTTCACACTCAAATGTAGGAATCTCCTGAACACCACCCATTCTGACTGCAGCATGAGAAAGAAGAGGTAACATGTATTTGTTTGAAAGAAACGTTTTGATAATATTGCTTTAGTCATATGTTACAACTTATATCTTTATGTAAAACATTCTagtatttcacagaagacctTGCTGTCAAATTATACCAgccagctggaaagctgcatgTGCTGCAATTGCTCCTTGAAATAGCTACCAAGGCAGATACTATTAATGCACGCAAGATACAAAATCCAGACAATCCAAACAGTTTGCAAGCTGCAGGCCTTGTTTTGAATGAACTACTGAGTTTTAAGGATTTATTGCAGTTGCATATTTATGTTTAACTCTTAGCTGATCTTTCCTGTAATGGTTTTGAGTTATAAATGCTTGAGAAATTGCCACTACGGTAAGCTTCTGAGCTGTGGCTGGGAAATGGGGTAGGTAGAGAGTACTAATTTGTCAAGCACAGACATCATCCACATGTGGAAATCATCTAATGGTAAAAGAGGTATCCCAGGGACGGGGAGGAAAAGCGCGATTTCTTGCCTCCTTGTCAAACTCCTGGGCTCAAAGAATTTTTCTGCGCTTTGTCCTCAGGGGTGTTGAAATCAGGTCATTTAGGCACTGAGATTTCTGAAGGAGGATTTGACACCCCAGCTTCTCTGCTCCGTCGTATGTGGTGGAAACCAGACATACCTTAGCTATGGTGCAGTACACTCTGTGCTGTCCTGCGCTTTTCCCATGGTCACTATGTTGCAGTTGGCAGTGCTCTACCTATAGCGTAGGAGAAATCCCAGCTCACTTTTGGTGCATACATGTTTACTCTAAGATAGCCATTTTAGGTTCCTCTCTTATAGccaatggaaagaaagaagcgCTTTAGGGGCACAGTTTTTCTGTCATCTGCCTTGGAAGGAGAACGGTAACACCACACCTGACTACAGAGAGAGTGGACGGTAAgacactgaaaagcaaactCATCCATTGTGGACGTCTACCCTGGGCCTGTGTGAACTTTCCCCTGTGTTGCTGGTAtctcatttttcagaagagtggcttctgaaaaatgtttccaaacgGAGGTTTTGGTGGACACTGTGTAGACAGACAGGCAGGGGCCAGGCTGGCTCAGCCAGGCTCCAGGGCAAGGATGGTGTCTGAGGGAAGGCTGCCAAAAGATGACAGACATtgggagaggtggtggagaAGAGAGATGGAGGCTGAGTGGAGCAAAACAGTCCCACGTGTTGAAATTGAGGGGCAGCTGTGAGCTTTCCAGCATCTGCAAAATGCAATCAGGGTGGCTGAagccctgggaagcagggcaaGCATGAGGGGCCTGGCCCGGGCTGGAGGCTGCTACCAAGGCAGTGCCCTCATTGCAGATCTCGGGCTGCCATGGCACGATCATCTCCTGTGAGATTTGGTCATGCAGGAAAGCATCTCAGgtgctctcccagcctttgGACAGAGACCTCTCATAACATTCCCCTGCTCTCCtatgcttttctgctttgcatctCTGATGACTTTGAAATAAGGTCACAAGCGGTGGGATGTGAGAtcagcagagctggcacaggAAAACACCACAGATTGTGAGGGAGAAGTTattaaataaaggaaacagaagtttgCACATTATGGATATGCATGTACGTAGATATGGTGCCAAATACaaaccagtaattttttttaccttagTTTGTATGTGAATTTCATACTGAAAACACTTTACATTTTCCACATGACTTGTAAGGGGTGGTTGCCATGTAATTATGCAGCCCACTGAATCTGTAGTACAATTGGCAGTGACGTTTAATGGAGGAGtgagtatttctgaaaagaaatgaaataaataatgtagACATGGTCATTAATCAGCTACAATTCATGCGTTCATAGCAAAATACATATGCATTTGAGGCAACAGACATACAGCTGTGTGCTACTGATGTTAACAAATGTTATCTGGTAAATAGGAATAAAATACAGTAGCAAAACTTGGGAACATATCACTTCAGTTGTTAGACATCTGAAGTAACTGAAGTTCATGTAAAAAAAGCATGAAGGATTTGGTGTAACTCAGTAGGACCATCAGCACAGTGCCATTTTCTTCTATGACTAAATTTCACATTGACAGTGCAAGCCTCCGTAGGAAAACAGATGGAAGTTTTGTGCGTGTGGTGTTATTCATGTAGAAAATGGAGTCATCTGAATTTGAGTGCATACAGTATAGTTGACGAGGTGTGACCTAAGTGTCTAACAATTGTGGTCAGTGGAGACCTCATCAGTGGTGCCCATGAtgtctgcaaagctgtttgGTGCACCATGGAGCAGGGGTGCTTGTCTGAATAGCTCTGGGCTTTACAGCCTGCATCAGGTGCAGGCAGAAGTCAGTCTCATGTTGTACATTTCAGACCACACAGGACACCCAGGAGGACCCTGGCCTCTCACAGGTCCTGGGCCACATCTGCAAGCCTTGTGGACACCTCAAGTGTCTGAGGGTGTCTCAAATGGCACTAGAGGCATCTTTTTAGGCAACTGAATCTTGTTTCAGATCTCTACTGGAGCTTAAACACCTAGCTCACACATAGAGATCCACATATTTAATTAACACAGTCTTAATTTGCAAGTTGAACCCTCCCTCTGGTTTTAGGAGACGTAGCTATTGTGGCTCTCAGAGAGACAAGGAATTAAGGGATGGCAAAATAAGCCCATCAGAAAGGTGGCCTTGGAAGTCTAACCATTGCATTTCATCACTTGGATTCCATGGAAATACTCACACCACTTCTCAGCAATTACTgcaggctgcctctgcctttgcttgctttAGTTAATTTTTGGAACTATAGTGTGTCAGCTCTCAGGAGCAAAGTCTGTCCTGCAGTGCAGGATCCTGCAGTGGCTACAggctttgttttattcttcttgtCTCTTCAGAGAATAATTCCACACTTCCTTATTTTATAAAACCGTAATAAAATAAGGAAGTGTTCACTTACCGATTTTATATAGTCGGATGTACTCATCATAGAACTGGATCAGGGAGTCCTTGCTAGACCCGTTCACCAGGAAATAAGCTTTATTAACATCTATCCTCACATTTTGGAATCTACATCCCGTGTTTCTGCCATTTTCATCTCTAATGTAAAGCTCACATTCCATTGCATCATCATACCTGTAGACAGCAAGGTATTTTAGTTAGACATGGGCAGCGTGACGTGTTGAATGAGAACTCAGACTTCCCTAGCTCAAGCAGATGTACTTACCTCGAGTTCTGCCAGTAGAGGAAGTACTGAGTGTCTTctggagcatccctgcctgcctgccacgTGCAGTTCATGAGGGAAACATTATAAATCACACAGGAGAAGTTTTCAATGGCTGACCCATTTATGCCTGCAAACACAGGAATGTCTGTGATGAGGAAAAATCATGTGACTCGATCCAGGCTGGAGGATCTTGGTACATGCTTAGATATGTTGGACACCTGCGACTGCAGCTGGTTATTGCTTGGGTTagtgtggtggtttgaccctggctggatgccaagtgcccaccaaagccactctatcactcccctcctcaaccagacaggggagagaataTATGATGAAAGgctcgtgggtcaagataaggacaggaagatcactcagcagttaccatcacaggaaaaacagactcagcttgggaAAAATTGGTTTACattattaccattcaaatcagaaaatcaCCATCTCCCCACCCATCCCTTCTTCCAAGgcttaattcctgatttctttaCCTTCTCCCCCTTGGCATTGCAGGGGGACAGGGGTggcggtcagttcatcacatgctCTTTCTGCCGCTTCTCcctcctcacacttttctcctgctccagcctggggtccctcccacaaGAGACAGGtttccatgaacttctccaatgtaAGTCCTTCCTATTGGCTGCggttcttcacaaactgctccagcgtgggtcccttccacaggggTCGCATgtgctgccagcaaacctgctgcaaCACAGGcttcccacggggtcacagcctcctttggggGCATCCCCGCATCcccttgctccagcatggggttcTCCATGGGCTACAGGTGGGTATttgctccaccattaacctccatgggctgcaggggaatctctgctccagtgcctggagtACCTCCCCCCTCCTTCACTGGCCTCggtgtctgcagggttgttgctctcacacagtctcactcatctcttctgctggtgcagatttttcccccctccctttctaatatgctatcccagaggtgctaccactgtcattgatggctcagctttggccagcggCAGGTCTCTCTTAGAGCCGGCTAGCATTGGCTCAGTTGGACACgagggaagcttctggcatcttcttacagaagccacccctgtagccccacCACTatcaaaaccttgccatgcaaacccactacagtTAGGCATGACAGCTGAGGGAATGCTGGACTCTCACCCTTTTTTGACTGCCTCTGAACTGTgaaacctgggagcagagcattCGCACAGGTAAAGGGAGGCACACTGCCTTTTAACACCATCCTTGGTGCTACAGAGAaaagtttttctcattttgcagttAATGCCCAGAAATCCACTCCTGAAGTGTttacaaaaagtattttaaaagcagggaCTTCTAAACTAaggttgggcttttttcttcctccaatCAAATAGCCTCGTAGCTAGATCTTTCCACCCTGATGTGGGCAACAGCAATTtgatctcttccttttctggacCACATTGAAACGGGAATCTTGTTTCTTTGGAAGCTCCCTCATggctgggctgtgcaggcaTGCTCAgccttcttctttctccttcagccaattttctgctttttttctgtggtgtgcCCCAACCTCAGTGAAGGGGTGCAAACTTcctccagccccctccagcACCTGGTATAGAGGGCACACTTGTGGAAGCAGGGGGAATCTCGAGGGGAACCTGCATGCTTAGAAGCTAGGGCCAGTTGAGAGGAACACCAAAAGTTAGAGGTTTTAAGAGGCAGTGTGTCCTGGCTTACATTTTTGAGGGTCACCCTAAGAGTGTTTCCTCTGTCAGGTTCCCAGGAAGACATGAGTAGGAAGTATTTTCTCTGCTCAGATATGAGCAAGCTGCTAATCTCATCACCTCTGTCGAGCCTGAAGTACTCCAGTTAgacacagctgcaggagcacTGGTGACTGGGCAATTTTAGCGGAGAACTCTGAATtcagaaggaaggggaaaacagGCTGTAAAGTCTTCAGGTTTGGAATTACAAACCTAGGATCTACCTAAATTCCACTTTGTTTAACTCTTACATGGGGCAGGCTCAGAATATCTTTCTAAACAGTTGCCTAGGCTCAATGGGtgcacagcagctgagggaacccACGCGTGcgtgtgtctgtgcatgtgcatgCCAGGACCAGATCAGGAGACTGCTACATTCACACTGCCCCAGCTGCTTATCACCagcatttcctttcctctcctcctcccgTGTTATGGGTTTCACTGATCTCCAGACTCTGCCTTTAGCTAACTCTGTGGTCTGGCTCCTGACAAACCCACcaacagcacagcaggaaaacatttaATCAGGAAATGGGTGCTAACATCTTTATTTGTAACAGCCTGAACAGTTATTTGAATCCACACTTAAACCATTGTAATTTAGTGCCATTTAGGAGCCCTAATATGAAAGCGAATAATGCAATTACTGATGCATTTGTAGTAATGCATCTCTTGCAGAATTGTAGATACGTTCATTACCaagcaaataattttagcaGACCtacaaaaaatcattttaatagaaaataaagcagttaCATGCTGTGTAAGGAATTGTTTTCTAAGGCAATATTTACCTTTAAAAGACTGCAAATGGAGAAAACCTTACCCAGACCTTAGACATTACCTCCAGGGCTAAAGGTGCAGTGTTTTGAGATATTTGTGTTTGGTACTTCAATGATTAAAAATACTCCTTCATGCAGAGGCATGTATAGTTCCACTGGAAACCTGCATTTTGTACTGTTCACCTGAAAGAGAACATGTTGGTGTTTCAATTCTTTTGGTGATAGACGATGCCAACTGTAGAATTTAATCAAAGGATTAAGCAAAATAGAAGTCCTTGTCTGACCTCCCCAGGGGTCAGAAAGATGTCTATGGCATTATATTGATAATATTCCGTAAAGATGTGATGTGGTTTTGTAATGTATTTCTCATTAAGGCATCTGCTTTGCTAGGCTAAATAAGCCGTCTTTGTCTTTCTATCAAGCTTcctacttttccttttgaataatGTGGGTTTATAACATAACCTGTGCTACAGGCATGACCCAATTTACTGGGAAACAAGTGAAGAACTCGAGATAATGAAAATCCATGACAGTGTttggggaattatttttttatttgaagagtCTCTTGCTCTGTCTCTAAAATTCTCTAGG
Encoded here:
- the LOC101917188 gene encoding granulocyte-macrophage colony-stimulating factor receptor subunit alpha-like isoform X3, which gives rise to MDWSKMELSWESSKNFSKYKCTIRNRDMEGTPPEVNSTKCRFPVELYMPLHEGVFLIIEVPNTNISKHCTFSPGGINGSAIENFSCVIYNVSLMNCTWQAGRDAPEDTQYFLYWQNSRYDDAMECELYIRDENGRNTGCRFQNVRIDVNKAYFLVNGSSKDSLIQFYDEYIRLYKIEILTPPLNVTANCTTDSVGCIITWQPPLTSHVENVKCFQYEIHIQTKDEPKEEEKDPPVRVRSNRYEFQNYNEKKKYILKMRARGKSCLISSNWGEWTEPIEFGQGKDYFIFVVLFLIALGTISVTLLQYCLFKRYCSFKSIFPPIPQPRDKFNISTDENSQTEYASPQNKQLYRGVVTVVEELI